CCCTGTATTTCTTAAAATCCTTCTCCTTGGAGTAAGAGGCTATGAGACTGTCCAGCGCACTCTTTGGACGGGAAGGTGGTTCTATCATGATAATGAATAAACTtcataaattaaaatatcaTATCAGACGCTAAGATTATAAAATACAGGACACATTCACTTCACCGGTAAAACATCCAGGTTTCGTGGTCTTTGTTAGTAAAGGAGTCTTTGAAGGGAAGTTCAGCGAAGGTTCCTTGAATAGTGTGAAAGGTGACTCTGCCATAGAGAGAGAAAACATAGTAAGGTTATGACGTGCtacaagtaaaaaagaaaattaatctgggaaaaaaatttctgatGAATGAGTTAATTTAGCACTCTTGATTCAGCTTTCCAACCTTCGGATGTCGGTAAAATAAGAAGCATGCTTACTGGCGAAAACTTTGTGAAAAGAGAGCCTCTCCTCTCAGTCTCCAACACTTAGCAGCACTTGCGAGGTTAGCATGCTTCTAACTGCGTGCATTTAGGGGAATATCCGAGAAAAAGAAAGAGGCCTTGAGGTCGCTTTCGACAATGCTCAGCCCTTCTACTTCTAAATTTGGCATCAAATTAGTTGAAATTTCCGGCGTAAACAGATAAAGAAGCTGACGATTCGAGCGCGTTAGCTCTTTTCAGAGCTTTGACGAAGAAACTAGCCTTTCATTTCCtttacttttagactgcgagtTGTAATTTTGATGAACGACTTAAGTGCAGggggaaaaaaaagaatacttcATATGCGTACGAgattttcacacgagttggtgAAGTATTTGAAATCGAACAAGTGAAGtttctgatacttcaccaaagagtgtgaaaatcccgtacaaagcgctttccatgctgtaatttgtttattttatacatactgagattcaGCCATCCTCAAAAACGAACAACTTGAGTATACCGAAAATATTACCTTGTCAAAGCTGCCCGCCAAAGCTATCCGCGATGACCGcgaaaaagcccgcgaaaacacAATTCGCTTAAACCGTggtttgtgattggacgaaacaattttttcacgTGTGAGAAACTCGTTTCGCCTCTCTAATTGGTCGAAGTAAATCCGAAacgctttttcacacagcaaaatttgatgcgaaaTGCCAATAGAGGTTGAATCAAACGTGCTTTTGGCGCTGGATTTGTCGTTGTTACCTGGTGTTTCCGGGATGTTGCAATCGGCATTTTCTTCATCGGAGTAATATTCCTCTGGTGTGAATCCGGGATCCACAAAGACATCCTCCTCAAGATCATTATAATCTTCATTGTCATCATCGCTTAAGATAAATGCTTCCAAGCTACAATCAAGGAAACAAATAGATAAAAAATGACAGGCGCATGCGCAGATCTTTACGGGCGTAACGAATTGACCGCACCCAAAACCGATGCACCTGTTCGTTATAGATTAAGAGAGCGCTAGGACGGTCTTTGCGCCATTTCTCGAGTTACAAGCTTAAGGTTTCATCCACgtcagtgtgaaaaaataaaaggagaCCGCATTTTGAAGGGCGCAACTATGGTATCTCTGCACAAACGAAAGTAGTTTGTGTCAGTCGatgttagggagtttaagaattCACAACAGCAATGTGAAAGAAAATAcaactcaaaacaaaactttgccTCACAACTTTTTGCCATTTTACCAGTTGTTCAAGATGTGGAATGAGCACCAAGTGTCTTTTGTCCAATTTATGCGAAAGTGTTTAATTAACAAGAAGAACTGGAACATGTTCGGTGTCTTTAAATATTCCACGTTACGTCGgaaatgttcaaaaaatccGCGGCCGCACGTGCTGCatgatttgtttttccttttaaagcCAATATAGTGTTATGagtcacgtgatcaatgagcatgttttttaaccaaaccaaaagaaaacatttgcataaGAATTGAGTTCAATTCCTGGAGGATTAGTTAGGGGCACActaacatggctgccgtgacgtcacgtgaaaacactctatagcaTCATTGTATTTTGAGTTCCTCGTTGTAGAAGAAGTCGGCGAGGTTGCTTATACTCTCCAGGAATTTaatacacgaaaaaaaaaagtactcgGAAGAAAAACATTGAAATGGAATATAGATAAATTCAGAAGACCCTGATAGCTGGGAGAGTCCCTCTAGGGGGTGTTCCAATGCAGTCAATTCACTGACAAAGCGACTGTTATGCAAAACAGGTTACCTctctgtttctttctttttctctcgcCCATTATAACTCAAAACTTTCTTGGGAGTTTTCATTTTCTGCAAAACTGGCATGAGTAAAGAACAAATTCAAAAGAGTTGATATCCCAAATTAAAGCTTCATTGCTGAACAACTTAAAAGATTTCTTACCAAGAATACACACAATTGAAAGGTTCTGGAAGCTAATCTGTGAATGTAGTATCACAGTAAAAAGTACATGGGTCTCTTGAAAAATGTGCCATCAATTTTAGAAGCCAGATTTTTTCACTGTGGACCCTGCTCATCATTCTCTGCTTTGAAGCAACAATGTGCATGTATAACATCACAGAGAGTAAAACAATAACAGTAAACTGATAGCACAACACAAAAGTCTGCATGTGCATTGATACTCTTTAGCGAAACTCTTTCATCATGTACAAGCCTTGAGCAAGTTTGCTGGAATGGCCAGGTTAACCAGTTAGTTTACCCAAAAACCACCCATCTCTAGGGTATGCCGATACCTTGTACCCAGCGCATGTGCACATTTATAGGGTGAAGATCCCACATTTGGTGATAGCAGAACATGAAAGGGTGTTTCAGAATGTGTCTTAAGCCTcaatcaaatttcaaaatgaaaatggTAGCGTAGAGGTTGAAAAATATGCACATACAAGATTCAAAGTCATCCTCATCTTCCTCTTCAAGATCGGAAGAACAGACCCTCTTTGTCTTTAGGAGTGTTTCACGCAAGCTGAAAAATAATAGTAAACTTGCATCTGCTCCTCTAGGCGTAAAACAACTTTAATTAGTAGGGGAAGGCAAAGAGGCAGTTCATGATGACATGATACTGAGTGTACATAGCTGTTAACAACTGAGTTCCAGGATCATACTGCACGTTGCAGACCATATTTATTCCTCTTCAATTTATGGCCCAAGTGAAAAAATATTGTGCTGTAATTTACAGTATGGAAAGAGAAAATGAGGTCAGTAAGTGGTTTATTATATCTTTTGAACACTGAATTGAGTTGGACAGCACATCACGAAGTCAAGTGGATCATACTTTAGAATACAGACCACTAAAGCAACAAATCACAGTGCACATAGGACCAGACAGAGATATAATAAATGACATTACTGTGCAGTTTCacaaatgatgatgataaaagcTATAATGACCAATTCATAATTGCCAAAAATGTACCTGGGTAAGAGAGGGCTATCTGAAATACTGTTCTCACTGCTACAATCAGTCATACTGCAAGAAGAAACCACATGATAGAGAAAAGGATATTTAAATGTTTCCTTGTTCAGGACAATAACCTTGACAATTAGATCCCATCTCGGTATTAACAGAAACTGGTACCTATATACTTACCGAGACATTGGCCTTGCAGTTTCCACCTCTGCATCATCATCAAAATCATAGTTGGAAGACTTGATAAGTTCCTCACTTGTTTTTTCCTCTGAATAGCTGTCTGTTATGTTGTCTTTTACAGTGTCACTCAAACAATCAGCATGGGTTTGACTTTCAACTAGATTATTACTAGAATCTACATCACTGATAGCTTTATCTTGATCCAGATCTTCACAAGCAATGTTGCAATCTTTACTTAGACTGCTCCACTCAAAACCAGGCATTTCATCCACTTCAGGTGCAAATGCAGCCTTCTCTTTGTCACCACTTAATGCTTCATTGCTTTCTTGAAAATTGCCTGACTTTTCTCTACAGCCTCTTTCCATACTTTGCCTAATTTTGCAATGTTCTGAATTGAATTTAATACAACTagctttttcttcttcgtcttcatACACTTGATCATCAAAGTCGGAAGTATTGTCTGCCAGTCGGATGCCCTTAATTGCCACCATGTCATGTTTGTGCCTCCTTTCAAGGGATCTTTGTGTAGCACCAGGTTCAATGGCTTCTTCCTGGATGTTGAAATGGCCACCATAGCTATCATGTTCATCTTCGCTACCTCCATCACTCTTATCGTCACTGCTGTCCACTTCATCTTCAGTAACACTTTCCTTGTCATCGTCATCAAGATTATCATCAGCATCACAGATAGTTCTGCAATCTCCACTAGGGTTAGTCACACTACAGtataaattttctttgtaacccaagctctttttctcatctAGATTCTTTTTGCTTTCTGTGAAGCTATCCTCAATGGCACAGTGTTTGCTGTAGCCGCAGACGGCATTAGAATCAAGACTAATATTGTCTTCTCTGTCATTGACGTTGGTGTCTTGGTCACCAATGTTGGCAACCACGTTGCTTTCATCATCATCGTTAGAAGAATCAGTGTCAGAATCATTGGTATCATTACCATCAACAACATAGTCTACAGGAACAAAACTGCCATTTTGACTAGCTTCCTCCTTGTCTTGGTTAATACCTCTATTACTTCCACTTCTAACATCATCATTCATGCAATCGTCATCATAACAACCATTATGATCATCGTCAACATCACTGCTTATGTAACTGGCAACACTGGCATTGTCATTAGCAACTCCATTGCTATCACTATCAACACTATGGTCACCATTACTAACATAATACTGTTTGCCAGCAATCCTCTCTCCTGTTATGTTGCTCTCAATATTGTTGCTGATGTTAGAAACACCTTCCCCATTCCCTAAATCTAAGCTGGAATCCTCATCCTTTTCTGAAGTACTGGGACTACTGTCCCCAACACCATCACTACTGTCATCAACATTGGTTCCAATATTAAAATCATCACTACCAGTACTACTGTCAATGTTAGTCTCAATATTACAATCATCACCACTGGTACTGCTGCCAATATTGGCCTCGATGTTACCATCATTACCAGCAGTACTGCTGCCACTATTGGCCTCAATATTAAACATATCATCTCCACCAGCACTTGCATTGATAATGTTTCCATCAACATCAGAATTATCCTCATTCTTGATACTACTATCGGTGGTCACAtaatcgtcgtcatcatcatcaaggATAATAATACTCTCATTTGTCGCATTCGCATCATTGGTGATACCGACAAAAGGAGCTTTTTGTTCCATTTGAGTGCCACTAATGCTTTCAGAAGCGCTAGCATCGTTTTTATCTAAGATGGTTTCATCCTCCTTCCCTATCGGTGGCAAGCCTTCACTGACACTTGTGCTTTTTCCTAGACGAATTGCGCCCTCCTTCTCCTTCATCTCTTTCTGGAGCTAATGTTAAGGGAAAATAATTGTCAACAAGGCCTCACTGATGTATGCaccttttaaaaattattgtacATGGTCAACAAACCACTTACTGATTCAATCTTTGCGATAAGAGGCTTATCAAACCACCCAAGTTTTCTTCCAATCCTTGAAAACTTCTCTCTGAGGGAAAGATCCTGGACAGAACTCATTTTTACAGATCTTTTTTCTGCAAATAAACCCCTTCACGTCTTCCACGAGCAGAATTGGAAGTCAAATAATGGCGCTAATGACTTTACCGGACGAGGTTTCTAAGCACGCAAAGCTGATTGGCTAGTTTTTTGAGCATTAACCAATTGGAATCGAATAAACCAGGCTTTAAAAAATTTCCAATGGAGCCTGGAATGAGTCttacaaacatggcggattttTCAGTGTGAATGtctcttttttcaatttcattgtgATTTGTGTTGTTATGGCTGGATTTGGTTGTAGAAATTTAAGTTCAATACGCAGCGTAACTTTTCTTCGTTGTCTCTGTGGATCAAACACTTCGAAAACTCTTCGAGTACTAACGTTTCACGACCATAGACAAGCTTCTAAATGCGACCAAGATTTTACGTCTTCAAAAACGTCGCGATCAACGTTTGTTTTTATCCCTGGAAGTCATTTGTCGAGTGTAGGACGATGTCACAGTATTCGTAACAGCTGTTCGTATAATCAAATACGCAAATGTGATATCAATTCTCTACGACATTTTAGCACCGCCGCGCTTGTGGATTCATGTCCGTCTTTCGTGCAGCCCTACTTGCGTTTGATTCGTTTTGATAAACCAATCGGAACGTGGCTGTTGTTTCTACCTTGTACATGGAGCATAGGACTTGCGGCCTCACCAGGCTCTTTACCTGATCTCCAGCTTCTGACTTTGTTTGGGTTGGGAGCACTTGTGATGAGAGGGGCAGGGTGCACGATAAATGACATGTGGGATGTAGACTTCGATAAGAAGGTAAGAGTAGTCAGTTAAATGAAAAGCATCCATGACTTTAGCTCCCTCCCCCATAAAAGCCTGATTATTACCTCCTTAATTCCAACGTTCAGGTTTTGGTAGGGAGGGGTGGGTGAAACCTAGTCAAGGTTTGGAATTCATAATCAGGGTGGAGCTTGCATTGCCTTTTAGGGGAAGTGCATGGAATAATGAACGAATCATGAGAGTGAtagtgagtttgggtcaaatttTAATGTATTCCTCAGTACTGCAGACAGTTAAGTAATCTTCAGCTAATAATTTTAACAGTGTAATCAATTCAATGTGTTTGATATTTTGTAGGTAAAAAGAAAGTCCAGttgaaaatgatttcaaccaGGGTGGATTTACTTTGTTTCCATCCCTAATAGTTAATTAATAAtttgttattataatttatgaGATGAAAGAAATTATTGAGAAACAATGGATCGTTGCCATTTCAAATGGAGCCCCTCGTAAGTCAGATACAATATTCAGTAGGGATCTGTTTGGTATTTACTATCATGTTAATCTTGCAGGTGGCTCGCACTATTTCCAGACCTTTAGCAGCTGGCTCTATCACTCTATTCCAGGCCTTAGTTTTCCTTGGACTGCAGTTGAGTGTTGGGCTGTCAATATTATTGTCTCTTAACTCTTACAGGTACGGTTGGAGCGCTAGATGTAGTTCCAGAAATACTATGTAGTTGTCCGTTGTGCTGTCAAGATCAAAGTAGACCAGTACTCTTTCATATCACTTTGTTGATATTTTGTTCTGAATGCTAAATGACAGGGCTAAAGTGATTATTACATCAATATTATTACAAAACCAAATTAATGTTGATTcaatttgctgttttctttAAAACATATTACTGTGACCTCACTCACATTTCAAACTTGTCATCATTATCAGTGCTTTCATAATTACTAATAACAACATTTTGAATTCTTTTGTCCAGTATTGTTCTGGGAGCATCTTCACTTGCATTAGTTGTAAGTTATCCACTGATGAAACGATTCACTCATTGGCCTCAAGCCTTCCTAGGTATGCACCTTTATGTGTTTGCTCAACATCTGTAAGTTGGGGTTTTTGAAActtcaaataattttgtttccatGTACTCAATGTTTTTAAGTTTGAGCATTATCAGAAACAAGAGCAAGTCAATCTGCCTTTCAATGTCCTCTATCATGAAAATGATCAAGATTGATGCCTTCTTCATAAGCCTAGCTAGTCAACAGAAAAATCCAATCACTTTTTCAACATAATTATTTAGCCCTCAAtcttcattgtcatcatcataatGGATTAGGTAACAAGAAGTTCTTTAATAATTTATAGTTATCATAGGAATGTCCTGCAATCCATTCCTGTTTTATACATAGCATTTATAATTCAACCCATGTATATACAGTATGTGAGCATCAGGCACTTCCCACCTCCCACAGTAACTGTTGTAACTCCCCATGGAAGAGGTAGAGATATTACTATaa
This genomic stretch from Acropora muricata isolate sample 2 chromosome 5, ASM3666990v1, whole genome shotgun sequence harbors:
- the LOC136916182 gene encoding germ cell nuclear acidic protein-like: MSSVQDLSLREKFSRIGRKLGWFDKPLIAKIESLQKEMKEKEGAIRLGKSTSVSEGLPPIGKEDETILDKNDASASESISGTQMEQKAPFVGITNDANATNESIIILDDDDDDYVTTDSSIKNEDNSDVDGNIINASAGGDDMFNIEANSGSSTAGNDGNIEANIGSSTSGDDCNIETNIDSSTGSDDFNIGTNVDDSSDGVGDSSPSTSEKDEDSSLDLGNGEGVSNISNNIESNITGERIAGKQYYVSNGDHSVDSDSNGVANDNASVASYISSDVDDDHNGCYDDDCMNDDVRSGSNRGINQDKEEASQNGSFVPVDYVVDGNDTNDSDTDSSNDDDESNVVANIGDQDTNVNDREDNISLDSNAVCGYSKHCAIEDSFTESKKNLDEKKSLGYKENLYCSVTNPSGDCRTICDADDNLDDDDKESVTEDEVDSSDDKSDGGSEDEHDSYGGHFNIQEEAIEPGATQRSLERRHKHDMVAIKGIRLADNTSDFDDQVYEDEEEKASCIKFNSEHCKIRQSMERGCREKSGNFQESNEALSGDKEKAAFAPEVDEMPGFEWSSLSKDCNIACEDLDQDKAISDVDSSNNLVESQTHADCLSDTVKDNITDSYSEEKTSEELIKSSNYDFDDDAEVETARPMSRMTDCSSENSISDSPLLPSLRETLLKTKRVCSSDLEEEDEDDFESFLQKMKTPKKVLSYNGREKKKETESLEAFILSDDDNEDYNDLEEDVFVDPGFTPEEYYSDEENADCNIPETPESPFTLFKEPSLNFPSKTPLLTKTTKPGCFTEPPSRPKSALDSLIASYSKEKDFKKYREQLAADLFELYNRTVFDNQLPSDFQITWNKKMRSTAGFCYYSSKNGIRLSRIELADKVIDSADRLRDTLIHELCHAAAWVISGIKAGHGSVWKRWTMKAQYVHQNLPPISRCHSFAINAKYTYRCIKCGNSFGRHSKSVNLEKSCCARCHGRLELVPQLKKDGTPQARTPNRFALFVKENFARVKKDNEFFTHQEVMKALSSEFSKLST
- the LOC136916184 gene encoding 4-hydroxybenzoate polyprenyltransferase, mitochondrial-like; this encodes MAGFGCRNLSSIRSVTFLRCLCGSNTSKTLRVLTFHDHRQASKCDQDFTSSKTSRSTFVFIPGSHLSSVGRCHSIRNSCSYNQIRKCDINSLRHFSTAALVDSCPSFVQPYLRLIRFDKPIGTWLLFLPCTWSIGLAASPGSLPDLQLLTLFGLGALVMRGAGCTINDMWDVDFDKKVARTISRPLAAGSITLFQALVFLGLQLSVGLSILLSLNSYSIVLGASSLALVVSYPLMKRFTHWPQAFLGLTFNWGALLGFSAVQGSCDWLVCLPLYIAGISWTLMYDTIYAHQDKADDVLIGVKSTALLFGDRTKPWLTGFSSVMLSNLAIVGINSGQTWPYYAGLGCVAAHLVWQIKTVDLSSSADCLAKFKSNKWLGLLLFAGIIGGTALKTSLNNEGDKVNGE